Proteins found in one Nocardia brasiliensis ATCC 700358 genomic segment:
- a CDS encoding MerR family transcriptional regulator gives MRTKSIDLTVEDLAARAGVPTSTVRMYQSKGLLHAPRRAGRTARYDSSHLQRLELVQRLQDRGFSLTSITELLTAREQGATVADLLALPGGPEDWVPLGLREIRVMIKAKELRPTLLRKATQLGLVRWRRGRPQARRWALTSGMRVADLDIPPAEVLDQVIRLRAHTDQIAADFGDIFERTLWPRIQADSTETDQLDRVRALLEELTGLAEGVVVSALRESVRHLAEEFATRHELLPAEGELPAWLDRPIPVLNERLLEPADDGIEAVDKFLAVDQSPE, from the coding sequence GTGCGAACGAAGAGCATCGACCTCACCGTGGAAGACCTGGCCGCGCGCGCCGGCGTGCCCACCAGCACCGTGCGGATGTATCAGTCGAAAGGACTGCTGCACGCGCCGCGCCGCGCCGGACGCACCGCGCGCTACGACAGCTCGCACCTGCAACGGCTCGAATTGGTGCAGCGCCTACAGGATCGCGGTTTCTCGCTCACCTCCATCACCGAACTGCTCACGGCCCGCGAACAAGGCGCGACGGTGGCGGATCTGCTCGCCCTACCCGGCGGCCCGGAGGACTGGGTACCGCTCGGCCTGCGCGAGATCCGGGTGATGATCAAGGCCAAGGAGCTGCGACCCACCCTGCTGCGCAAGGCAACTCAGCTCGGGCTGGTCCGCTGGCGGCGCGGGCGCCCGCAGGCCCGGCGCTGGGCGCTGACCAGCGGGATGCGGGTCGCCGACCTCGATATCCCGCCCGCCGAGGTGCTCGACCAGGTGATCCGGCTGCGTGCGCACACCGATCAGATCGCGGCGGACTTCGGCGATATCTTCGAACGCACCCTGTGGCCGCGCATCCAGGCCGACAGCACCGAAACCGACCAGCTCGACCGGGTCCGCGCCCTGCTGGAGGAATTGACCGGCCTGGCCGAGGGCGTGGTGGTCAGCGCGTTGCGCGAGTCGGTGCGCCATCTCGCGGAAGAGTTCGCCACCCGGCACGAATTGCTCCCCGCCGAAGGCGAACTCCCCGCCTGGCTGGACCGTCCGATCCCCGTGCTCAACGAGCGCCTCCTCGAACCCGCCGACGACGGTATCGAGGCGGTGGACAAATTCCTGGCCGTCGATCAATCTCCGGAGTAG
- a CDS encoding helix-turn-helix domain-containing protein, which yields MKTISGQEAAPPGTCDDTADALAARLDALFHTVRDPIGKPYTYARVAAALQAAGCPVSNSYLSQLRSGVRSNPSEQLLAALSAFFGVPLDYFYGGVEPDAASGDRPLLTGLCNESLRKLLDLAADLSDESQELLTALAERLRISEEHAPATAEPA from the coding sequence GTGAAGACGATTTCGGGACAGGAAGCAGCCCCGCCGGGGACCTGTGACGACACGGCCGACGCGTTGGCCGCGCGGCTCGACGCGCTGTTCCACACGGTGCGCGATCCGATCGGCAAGCCCTACACCTACGCGCGCGTCGCCGCCGCGTTGCAGGCAGCCGGCTGCCCCGTCTCCAACTCCTATCTGTCGCAACTACGTTCAGGAGTCCGGAGCAATCCGTCCGAACAATTGCTGGCCGCACTGTCGGCATTCTTCGGTGTGCCGCTCGACTACTTCTACGGCGGCGTCGAACCGGACGCGGCGTCCGGCGATCGCCCGCTGCTCACCGGGCTGTGTAACGAGAGCCTGCGCAAACTGCTCGACCTGGCCGCCGACCTGTCCGACGAATCGCAGGAACTGCTCACCGCGCTGGCCGAACGACTGCGCATCAGCGAAGAACACGCGCCGGCGACAGCCGAGCCGGCCTGA
- a CDS encoding bile acid:sodium symporter family protein produces the protein MDSPLVSVGLPLVLIVIMFGLGLSLTVPDFTRIAKNPKVVSIALACQLLLLPSIAFGLVLLFDPSPNLAVGVMLLAASPGGTAANLFSHLFHGDVALNVSLTAVNSVIAVVTVPLVTNFALGYFDPGESGTVGLQFGKTVQVFSIVLIPVMLGMLVRRFAPGFADRMDKPVRIGSALTLTLVITATIIDQRGDVVAYVRAIGVAMILFCLISLTVGYLVPRVLGVEDRQAIACSMEVGIHNGVIAITIAISVLGSTEMAIPAAVYGVAIFPLAAGFGWLVTRNHPERPRTAAVDRGGDPAETTR, from the coding sequence ATGGACTCTCCGCTCGTCTCCGTGGGTCTGCCCCTGGTGTTGATCGTGATCATGTTCGGGCTGGGGCTTTCGCTCACCGTGCCCGACTTCACGCGAATCGCCAAGAACCCCAAAGTCGTCAGTATCGCGCTGGCCTGCCAGCTGCTGTTGCTGCCGTCGATCGCGTTCGGTCTGGTGCTGTTGTTCGATCCGTCACCGAATCTGGCGGTGGGGGTGATGTTGCTCGCGGCCTCGCCGGGTGGCACGGCGGCGAATCTGTTCAGCCATCTCTTCCACGGCGATGTCGCGTTGAATGTGTCGCTGACCGCGGTGAATTCGGTGATCGCGGTGGTCACCGTCCCCTTGGTGACGAACTTCGCCCTCGGCTATTTCGATCCGGGGGAGTCGGGCACGGTGGGGTTGCAGTTCGGCAAGACCGTGCAGGTGTTCTCGATCGTGCTGATTCCGGTCATGCTCGGCATGCTGGTGCGCCGGTTCGCACCGGGTTTCGCGGACCGGATGGACAAACCCGTCCGGATCGGTTCCGCGCTCACGCTGACGCTCGTGATCACCGCGACGATCATCGACCAGCGCGGCGATGTCGTGGCGTATGTGCGCGCCATCGGCGTCGCCATGATCCTGTTCTGCCTGATCAGTTTGACCGTGGGCTATCTCGTCCCGCGCGTGCTCGGCGTCGAGGACCGCCAGGCCATCGCCTGCTCGATGGAGGTCGGCATCCACAACGGCGTCATCGCCATCACCATCGCCATCAGCGTGCTGGGCAGCACCGAAATGGCCATCCCCGCCGCCGTCTACGGCGTCGCCATCTTCCCCTTGGCCGCCGGCTTCGGCTGGCTGGTCACCCGCAACCACCCCGAACGCCCCCGCACCGCCGCGGTCGACCGCGGCGGCGACCCCGCCGAGACCACCCGCTGA
- a CDS encoding low affinity iron permease family protein — MPSDVRGKLTIFDRFATGAAALTAKAGFFVFCVLLVLLWAPTFLVLPSIDTWQLVINTATTIITFLLVALLQNTQSRSDEAVQQKLNAIADALADFMGELSGDHPELERHRRELADAVGLENRESA, encoded by the coding sequence ATGCCGTCGGACGTGCGGGGGAAGTTGACGATCTTCGATCGTTTCGCCACCGGGGCCGCGGCGCTCACCGCGAAGGCGGGGTTCTTCGTCTTCTGTGTGCTGCTGGTGCTGCTGTGGGCACCGACGTTTCTGGTGCTGCCGAGCATCGACACCTGGCAGTTGGTGATCAACACCGCGACCACGATCATCACGTTCCTGTTGGTGGCGCTGTTGCAGAACACGCAGTCGCGCTCCGATGAAGCGGTGCAGCAGAAGCTCAATGCGATCGCCGACGCGCTGGCCGACTTCATGGGCGAATTGAGCGGCGATCACCCGGAGCTCGAACGCCACCGCCGTGAACTCGCCGACGCGGTCGGCCTGGAGAACCGCGAATCGGCTTGA
- a CDS encoding GNAT family N-acetyltransferase encodes MTEIRPMQRTDLAAACDVLGLAFADNPNALAVTRGDRARAARLMRAGARLGKLGRAAATVLVAERAGQVVGVLNAAPWPRCQFSAAEQLRLAPRMIVLLGTRLPRAVTAPRVMAGHDPRQPHWHIGPIGVRPDQQGQGIGRRLLTAFLAKVDAERMPAFLETDVARNVLLYQSFGFETIARARIHDVDNHFMWRAGQADSRFSRPTASASSRRWRSSSG; translated from the coding sequence ATGACGGAAATCCGGCCGATGCAGCGCACCGACCTGGCCGCGGCGTGTGACGTACTCGGCCTGGCCTTCGCCGACAATCCGAACGCCCTCGCGGTGACCCGGGGCGATCGGGCGCGCGCCGCGCGCTTGATGCGCGCCGGAGCCCGGCTCGGCAAACTCGGCCGGGCGGCCGCCACGGTGCTGGTGGCCGAGCGCGCCGGACAGGTGGTCGGCGTGCTGAATGCCGCGCCGTGGCCGCGGTGTCAGTTCAGCGCCGCCGAGCAGCTGCGCCTCGCACCACGCATGATCGTCCTGCTCGGCACCAGACTGCCCCGGGCCGTCACCGCCCCGCGCGTGATGGCCGGACACGATCCGCGCCAACCGCATTGGCATATCGGGCCGATCGGCGTCCGCCCCGATCAGCAGGGGCAGGGCATCGGGCGACGGCTGCTGACCGCGTTCCTGGCGAAGGTCGACGCCGAGCGAATGCCCGCGTTCCTGGAAACCGACGTAGCTCGAAATGTGTTGCTATACCAGAGTTTCGGCTTCGAGACCATCGCACGCGCCCGTATCCACGACGTCGACAACCACTTCATGTGGCGTGCCGGTCAAGCCGATTCGCGGTTCTCCAGGCCGACCGCGTCGGCGAGTTCACGGCGGTGGCGTTCGAGCTCCGGGTGA
- a CDS encoding GntR family transcriptional regulator — MGNTTGTAPDTTQQPRYYGTKLALRQLISTLESSTALPPERVLAEQLATSRTTLRKALAELAAEGLLRRVQGSGTFVAPPKVVHLQQLTSLTDDLDAQGLQVDSRILELTKVAADEVVAGRLGIAPGARIHRLERLRSVDGEPLAIEIAHLADKLPDLRRRLTDKGSLYATLRDCYGIEVAGVEDTVETALTTPAEAALLDVAVGSPTLLIQRRACDPAGRPIEWTRSIYRGDRFRFVART; from the coding sequence ATGGGCAACACCACCGGAACCGCTCCGGACACCACGCAGCAGCCGCGCTACTACGGCACCAAACTGGCGCTGCGCCAGCTCATCAGCACGCTGGAATCGTCCACCGCGCTCCCACCCGAACGGGTGCTCGCCGAACAGCTCGCCACCTCGCGGACCACGCTGCGCAAGGCCCTCGCCGAACTCGCGGCCGAGGGACTGCTGCGGCGCGTGCAGGGCAGCGGGACGTTCGTCGCGCCGCCCAAGGTGGTGCACCTGCAGCAGTTGACGTCGCTGACCGACGACCTCGACGCGCAAGGGCTGCAAGTAGATTCGCGCATCCTGGAGCTGACGAAGGTGGCGGCGGACGAGGTGGTCGCCGGACGGCTCGGGATCGCGCCCGGCGCCCGGATCCATCGCCTCGAACGCCTGCGCTCGGTCGACGGCGAACCGCTGGCGATCGAGATCGCGCACCTCGCCGACAAGTTGCCCGACCTGCGCCGACGGCTGACCGATAAAGGCTCGCTCTACGCGACCCTGCGCGACTGCTACGGGATCGAGGTGGCCGGCGTGGAGGATACCGTCGAAACCGCGCTCACCACTCCGGCGGAGGCGGCCCTGCTCGATGTCGCGGTCGGCTCCCCCACCCTGCTGATCCAGCGCCGCGCCTGCGATCCCGCGGGCCGCCCCATCGAGTGGACCCGCTCGATCTACCGCGGCGACCGCTTCCGTTTCGTCGCCCGCACCTGA
- a CDS encoding sugar porter family MFS transporter: MGFVAELRASSRLGVVVGVAAASVGVIYGYDLSNIAGALLFITDEFGLTTRQQELLTTAVVIGEIAGAIGGGVLANRIGRKKSMVLVAATYGAFAVLAACSTALPMLMAARLALGITIGISVVVVPVFVAESAPTRVRGALLVAYQVATVIGIIIGYLAAYLLAGTQSWRWMLGLAAVPAVLTTVLLLRLPDTARWYVMKGRIEQARQVLRRVEPDLDADAQLAEIEHGLREESGGALREMLRKPYLRATVFVVGLGFFIQITGINAIVYYSPRLFEAMGFRGHFALLVLPALVQVAALAAVLVALVLVDRLGRRPILLSGIGMMIAANALLIAVFVAGSDFGGVLTVLGFVGVLLFTVGFTFGFGALVWVYAGESFPARLRSTGSSAMLTSDLVANAIVAGAFLTMLESLGGAGTFAVFGALAIVGFGFVYRLAPETKGRQLEEIQYYWANGGRWPAVTREQDVRA; this comes from the coding sequence ATGGGGTTCGTGGCCGAGCTGCGGGCGTCGTCCCGGTTGGGGGTGGTGGTCGGCGTAGCCGCCGCCAGCGTCGGGGTGATCTACGGCTACGACCTGTCCAACATCGCGGGCGCGTTGCTGTTCATCACCGACGAGTTCGGGTTGACCACACGGCAGCAGGAACTGCTCACCACGGCCGTGGTGATCGGCGAGATCGCGGGCGCGATCGGGGGCGGCGTGCTCGCGAACCGGATCGGCCGCAAGAAGTCGATGGTGCTCGTCGCGGCGACCTACGGCGCGTTCGCGGTGCTGGCCGCGTGCTCGACGGCCTTGCCGATGCTGATGGCGGCGCGGCTCGCGCTCGGCATCACGATCGGTATCTCCGTGGTCGTGGTGCCGGTGTTCGTCGCGGAGTCCGCGCCGACCCGGGTGCGCGGCGCGCTGCTGGTGGCATACCAGGTCGCCACGGTGATCGGCATCATCATCGGGTACCTCGCGGCGTATCTGCTGGCGGGTACCCAGAGCTGGCGCTGGATGCTCGGGCTGGCGGCGGTGCCCGCCGTGCTCACCACCGTGTTGCTGCTGCGGCTGCCCGACACCGCCCGCTGGTATGTGATGAAGGGCCGGATCGAGCAGGCTCGTCAGGTGCTGCGCCGCGTCGAGCCGGACCTCGACGCCGACGCCCAGCTCGCCGAGATCGAGCACGGGCTGCGCGAGGAATCCGGCGGCGCGCTGCGGGAGATGCTGCGCAAGCCGTATCTGCGGGCCACGGTCTTCGTGGTCGGGCTCGGCTTCTTCATCCAGATCACCGGCATCAACGCGATCGTCTACTACAGCCCCCGGCTGTTCGAGGCGATGGGTTTCCGCGGCCACTTCGCCCTGCTCGTGCTGCCCGCACTGGTGCAGGTGGCCGCTCTGGCGGCGGTGCTGGTCGCGCTGGTGCTCGTCGATCGGCTGGGTCGCAGGCCGATTCTGCTGTCCGGGATCGGCATGATGATCGCGGCCAACGCGCTGCTCATCGCGGTGTTCGTGGCCGGCTCCGATTTCGGCGGGGTGCTGACCGTGCTCGGGTTCGTCGGCGTGCTGCTGTTCACCGTCGGTTTCACCTTCGGATTCGGTGCGCTGGTGTGGGTGTACGCGGGCGAGAGTTTCCCGGCGCGGCTGCGCTCGACCGGGTCGAGCGCGATGCTCACCTCGGATCTGGTCGCGAACGCGATCGTGGCGGGCGCGTTCCTGACCATGCTCGAATCCCTGGGCGGCGCGGGCACTTTCGCGGTGTTCGGCGCGCTCGCGATCGTCGGCTTCGGGTTCGTGTACCGGCTGGCGCCGGAGACCAAGGGCCGCCAACTCGAGGAGATCCAGTACTACTGGGCCAACGGCGGCCGCTGGCCCGCGGTCACGCGGGAGCAGGACGTGCGCGCATGA
- a CDS encoding N-acetylglucosamine kinase gives MTAVLGLDIGGSKTMAVRTEDGVVVAQARAGSANVASVGAAAAGHQLDLILERVGGDGIRAVCAGAAGADTPEGRARLQDLLAQRLPDAMIRVVHDSELVLAAAGLDEGIALISGTGSVAWGRHAGRTARAGGWGYLLGDQGSGYWVAREAVCRALAAVDRGAPADPLGRALAAECGLRSTEQLLDHFYDHTDRRYWARRARVVIDMAATGDPVGREILAAAVADLTDLVGTVADRLSYAGPVIVAGGLAVHQPLLQAELRRALAGRGLDDVRVLDVDPVHGAVRLARQLPARSATALPG, from the coding sequence ATGACCGCGGTGCTGGGCTTGGACATCGGCGGCTCGAAAACGATGGCCGTGCGAACCGAGGACGGGGTCGTGGTCGCCCAGGCGCGGGCGGGCAGCGCCAACGTGGCCTCGGTCGGCGCGGCGGCGGCCGGTCACCAGCTCGACCTGATCCTCGAGCGCGTCGGCGGCGACGGGATCCGGGCCGTGTGCGCGGGCGCGGCGGGGGCCGACACCCCGGAGGGTCGCGCGCGCCTGCAGGATCTGCTCGCGCAACGCCTGCCCGATGCGATGATTCGAGTGGTGCACGACAGTGAACTCGTCCTCGCGGCCGCGGGGCTCGACGAGGGCATCGCGCTCATCTCGGGCACGGGCTCGGTGGCGTGGGGCAGGCACGCGGGCCGGACCGCCCGCGCGGGCGGCTGGGGCTACCTGCTGGGTGATCAAGGCAGCGGCTACTGGGTGGCGCGCGAGGCGGTGTGCCGGGCACTCGCCGCGGTGGATCGCGGCGCGCCCGCCGACCCGCTGGGCCGGGCGCTGGCCGCCGAATGCGGGCTGCGCTCGACCGAACAACTGCTCGACCATTTCTACGACCACACCGACCGCAGATACTGGGCTCGGCGCGCTCGCGTGGTCATCGACATGGCGGCGACCGGCGATCCGGTCGGCCGGGAGATCCTGGCCGCGGCCGTCGCCGATCTGACCGACCTGGTCGGCACCGTCGCCGACCGACTGTCCTACGCCGGGCCGGTGATCGTGGCCGGCGGGCTCGCGGTGCACCAGCCGCTGCTGCAAGCCGAGCTACGGCGCGCGCTCGCCGGGCGCGGACTCGACGACGTGCGCGTGCTCGACGTCGACCCGGTGCACGGCGCGGTGCGACTGGCGCGGCAGCTGCCGGCCCGCAGCGCGACGGCCCTGCCCGGATAA
- a CDS encoding SIS domain-containing protein, with translation MASEIAEQPAAWQRLLTEGTDAIRRAAARIAEYQPRFVLFVARGTSDHAALYGKYLVEIQHALPAGLVSPSTMTIYDSAPDLRDVLFVAVSQSGGSPDLVQSVEVARRQGALTVALTNNPASALAAAAEIHVDVLAGPERAVAATKSYTAELLALYLLLDYARGGDGAGTAELPGLGSRVLDSGAALAGVAQRYRFAQRLITSARGYSYPTAREAALKLMETSYLSAQAFSGADLLHGPLATVDPSVPVLAIVPDGVGGRAMLPVLSRLAELRADVFGVGTADALAGLSGGVTLPAGIPEPLSPLVEILPLQQLALHLAIARGGDPDRPRGLKKVTETL, from the coding sequence ATGGCGAGCGAGATTGCCGAACAACCCGCGGCGTGGCAGCGGCTGCTCACCGAGGGCACCGACGCCATCCGGCGCGCGGCCGCCCGAATCGCGGAGTACCAGCCGCGATTCGTGCTGTTCGTCGCGCGCGGCACCAGCGATCACGCCGCGCTGTACGGCAAGTACCTGGTGGAGATTCAGCACGCGTTACCCGCGGGCCTGGTCTCGCCGTCCACCATGACGATCTACGACAGCGCCCCGGACCTGCGAGACGTGCTGTTCGTCGCGGTGAGCCAGTCCGGCGGCTCACCCGATCTGGTGCAGTCGGTGGAGGTGGCGCGGCGCCAGGGCGCGTTGACCGTGGCGCTCACCAACAACCCGGCCTCCGCGCTGGCCGCTGCCGCCGAGATCCACGTCGACGTGCTGGCCGGTCCGGAACGCGCGGTCGCGGCGACCAAGTCTTATACCGCGGAACTGCTCGCGCTGTATCTGCTGCTCGACTACGCGCGGGGCGGCGACGGCGCGGGCACCGCCGAGCTGCCCGGCCTGGGCAGCCGGGTGCTCGATTCCGGTGCGGCCCTGGCCGGTGTGGCCCAGCGCTACCGGTTCGCCCAGCGACTCATCACCTCCGCGCGCGGGTACTCCTATCCGACCGCGCGCGAGGCGGCGCTGAAACTGATGGAGACGTCGTATCTTTCGGCGCAGGCCTTCTCCGGTGCGGATCTGCTGCACGGCCCGCTGGCCACCGTCGACCCGTCGGTGCCGGTGCTGGCGATCGTGCCGGACGGCGTGGGCGGACGCGCGATGCTGCCCGTGCTGTCCCGGCTCGCCGAGCTGCGCGCCGACGTATTCGGTGTCGGCACGGCCGACGCGCTGGCCGGGCTGTCCGGCGGCGTCACCCTGCCGGCCGGCATCCCCGAACCGCTGTCCCCGCTCGTGGAAATCCTGCCGCTGCAACAGCTCGCCCTGCACCTCGCGATCGCCCGCGGCGGCGACCCGGACCGCCCCCGTGGCCTGAAAAAGGTGACCGAAACCCTCTGA